A region of Mauremys mutica isolate MM-2020 ecotype Southern chromosome 2, ASM2049712v1, whole genome shotgun sequence DNA encodes the following proteins:
- the TMEM200C gene encoding transmembrane protein 200C encodes MIATGGLLRISARKQDPLRPQSQPPKRKRKAKKKRKNDVVVVKGKLKLCSVSGLIALCGILVLLVGIALAVVGYWPKPSPVYREGSLGGSKNLPAQGGATKNRSSRGQPGAQGGSHPDTPRANSSSSSSSSSRGSPRAAPAPSSVGFLFQLFSGYLHSDKLKVLGPLIMGIGIFLFICANAVLHENRDRKTKIINLRDLYSTVIDAHSLRAKEGGGPAAAPLNGFVSYVQQARGRGGGGEALGAAARLAQSTWPPALGAPAPRCSSFSASPPSLAEAVYSIYRERAALAGRPLGAATPPCSPASSLVGSSLSAFTLLPLGQADGAGGESCGWRRPPGELGARASPRGEFELSRSELGSPLGPEQGRRHKRVLRRQSTSCLPDARRPLSPGPPQTRASSRELDSTSLLAKAASSPYSRSLDLGGSPPCTPPGGRRGSPADPASSNKGYTHLEEAGTSLESIANTPARKTQDCEEDPKGELGPLAGASEQQTAQQPQQIQRQYTNKEKLFMISRSHATVGLEDGELESTGV; translated from the coding sequence ATGATCGCCACTGGAGGCCTCCTGAGGATCTCGGCCAGGAAACAGGACCCCCTGCGACCCCAAAGCCAGCCCCCCAAACGCAAACGCAAAGCCAAAAAGAAGCGCAAGAACGACGTGGTGGTGGTGAAGGGGAAGCTGAAGTTGTGTTCCGTCTCGGGGCTCATCGCCCTCTGCGGCATCCTGGTGCTGCTGGTGGGCATCGCCTTGGCCGTGGTGGGCTATTGGCCCAAACCCAGCCCAGTCTACCGGGAGGGCAGCCTCGGGGGGAGCAAAAACCTGCCCGCGCAGGGCGGCGCCACCAAAAACCGCTCCAGCCGGGGCCAGCCGGGGGCCCAAGGGGGATCCCACCCAGACACCCCTAGagccaactcctcctcctcctccagcagcagcagccgggggtCCCCCCGCGCCGCGCCGGCCCCTTCCTCGGTGGGTTTCCTCTTCCAGCTCTTCTCGGGCTACCTGCACTCGGACAAGCTCAAGGTGCTGGGCCCCCTCATCATGGGCATCGGCATCTTCCTCTTCATCTGCGCCAACGCGGTGCTGCACGAGAACCGCGACCGCAAGACCAAGATCATCAACCTGCGGGACCTCTACTCCACCGTCATCGACGCGCACAGCCTGCGGGCCAAGGAGGGCGGGGGCCCGGCCGCCGCCCCGCTCAATGGCTTCGTCAGCTACGTGCAGCAGGCCCGCGGGCGGGGCGGCGGCGGGGAAGCCTTAGGCGCCGCGGCCAGGCTGGCCCAGAGCACCTGGCCCCCGGCCCTGGGCGCCCCCGCGCCccgctgctcctccttctccgCCTCCCCGCCCAGCCTGGCCGAGGCCGTCTACAGCATCTACCGGGAGCGAGCCGCCCTGGCCGGCCGCCCGCTGGGCGCCGccacccctccctgcagccccgccAGCTCCCTGGTGGGCTCCTCGCTCAGCGCCTTCACGCTGCTGCCCCTGGGCCAGGCCGACGGGGCCGGCGGCGAGAGCTGCGGCTGGCGGCGGCCGCCGGGAGAGCTCGGGGCCCGGGCGAGCCCGCGGGGCGAGTTCGAGCTGAGCCGGAGCGAGCTCGGCAGCCCCCTTGGGCCGGAGCAGGGGCGCAGGCACAAGCGGGTACTGCGGCGCCAGAGCACAAGCTGCCTGCCTGACGCCAGGCGgcccctctcccctggcccccctCAGACTCGGGctagcagcagggagctggactccaCCAGCCTTTTAGCCAAGGCTGCTTCTTCCCCCTACTCCAGATCTCTGGATCTGGGCGGCTCGCCTCCCTGCACCCcgcctgggggcaggaggggctccCCGGCCGACCCAGCCAGCAGCAATAAGGGCTACACGCACCTGGAGGAGGCAGGCACCTCCTTGGAGTCTATTGCCAACACTCCAGCCCGGAAaacccaggactgtgaggaggACCCAAAAGGGGAGCTCGGCCCCCTAGCGGGAGCCAGCGAACAACAAACAGCGCAGCAACCTCAGCAAATTCAGAGACAATATACAAATAAAGAGAAGCTCTTCATGATTTCCAGGTCGCACGCCACGGTAGGGCTGGAGGATGGGGAACTGGAAAGCACGGGCGTTTGA